Proteins from a genomic interval of Gossypium hirsutum isolate 1008001.06 chromosome A09, Gossypium_hirsutum_v2.1, whole genome shotgun sequence:
- the LOC107947983 gene encoding probable leucine-rich repeat receptor-like protein kinase At1g35710, with amino-acid sequence MKSYFYTSIPTFFLLSIIVITSGITRATNDDSKWLAAEAQALMETGWWSNYKKRVGNHCMWPGIRCNAGSVVDIDLSGHGLNGSITPQIGALSKLRYLNLSWNILTGELPSSIGNLTQLAVLDVSCNYIYSNIPPNIGKLESMVDLDLSNNGLIGPIPSSFSNLTNLASLYLQSNQLIGSIPQEIWRLRNLVALDLSSNRLVGPISSSVSNLTNLASLYLQSNKLNGSIPQEIGRLKNLVALDLSSNRLVGPIPSSVSYLTNLASLYLQSNQLNGSIPEDIGRLTNLVELDLSSNSLVGPIPSSVSNLTNLTSLDLQSNQLSGSIPQEIGRLTNLVAFDLSDNRLVGPIPSSVSNLTNLASLDLQSNQLDGSIPQEIGRLTNLVAFDLSYNRLVGPIPSSVSNLTNLASLDLQSNQLDGSIPQEIGRLTNLVELDLSSNSLVGPIPSSVSNLTNLTSLFLQINQLNESIPEDIGRLTNLLELDLSSNSLVGLIPSSVSNLTNLNSLFLQSNQLSGPIPEDIGRLTNLINLNLSSNWLSGHIPSSLGQLTSVALYDNKYLCGSIQGFLPCPSTNHNLGVIILVLTVLFLISYFALLIFILCRQYRAKALKHIPSPTKNGDLFCIWNFDGKIAFEDIIRATEDFDIKYCIGTGGYGSVYRAVLPSGKVVALKKLHRLEAEQPAYDTSFRNEIKFLTEIRHKNIVKLHGFCLHNRCMFLIYEYMEKGSLFYALSIDEEAVELDWTKRVNIVKGVAHALSYMHHDCNPPIVHRDISSNNILLNSELEAVIADFGTARLLDPDSSNRTVIVGTYGYIAPELAYSLVMTEKCDVYSFGVLALEVLMGKHPGELLSILSSSLSRVQNFMLNEILDPRLSTPRSQKMAGDIAFIAVIAFACLRPRPKARPTMKLVSQEFLHIKSPITMPLHEISLIELKNHEMFMSDENHK; translated from the exons ATGAAATCCTACTTTTACACTTCTATCCCTACCTTCTTTTTACTCTCTATAATTGTGATCACTAgtggaattacaagagcaacgaACGATGATTCTAAATGGCTGGCAGCAGAGGCACAAGCCTTGATGGAAACAGGGTGGTGGAGTAATTATAAAAAGAGAGTTGGAAACCATTGTATGTGGCCTGGTATTCGATGCAATGCTGGAAGTGTCGTCGATATTGATCTTAGTGGCCATGGTCTGAATGGGAGCATAACACCTCAAATAGGAGCACTTTCAAAGCTCAGGTACCTCAACCTGTCTTGGAATATCCTTACAGGTGAGTTACCTTCTTCAATTGGAAACCTCACTCAATTGGCAGTGCTTGATGTTTcttgtaattatatttattcCAATATTCCACCAAATATTGGAAAGCTAGAGAGTATGGTTGATCTTGATCTCTCAAACAACGGGCTTATTGGTCCAATCCCATCTTCTTTCAGCAACTTAACCAATCTTGCCTCGTTGTACCTTCAAAGCAACCAACTTATTGGATCCATTCCACAAGAAATTTGGAGACTAAGGAATTTGGTTGCATTAGATCTATCCTCCAATAGGCTTGTTGGTCCAATCTCATCTTCTGTCAGCAACTTAACCAATCTTGCCTCGTTGTACCTTCAAAGCAACAAACTTAATGGATCCATTCCACAAGAAATTGGGAGACTAAAGAATTTGGTTGCATTAGATCTATCCTCCAATAGGCTTGTTGGTCCAATCCCATCTTCTGTCAGCTACTTAACCAATCTTGCCTCGTTGTACCTTCAAAGCAACCAACTTAATGGATCCATTCCAGAAGATATTGGGAGACTAACGAATTTGGTTGAATTGGATCTATCCTCCAATAGTCTTGTTGGTCCAATACCATCTTCGGTCAGCAACTTAACCAATCTTACCTCGTTGGACCTTCAAAGCAACCAACTTAGTGGATCCATTCCACAAGAAATTGGGAGACTAACGAATTTGGTTGCATTCGATCTATCCGACAATAGGCTTGTTGGTCCAATCCCATCTTCTGTCAGCAACTTAACCAATCTTGCCTCGTTGGACCTTCAAAGCAACCAACTTGATGGATCCATTCCACAAGAAATTGGGAGATTAACGAATTTGGTTGCATTCGATCTATCCTACAATAGGCTTGTTGGTCCAATCCCATCTTCTGTCAGCAACTTAACCAATCTTGCCTCGTTGGACCTTCAAAGCAACCAACTTGATGGATCCATTCCACAAGAAATTGGGAGACTAACGAATTTGGTTGAATTGGATCTATCCTCCAATAGTCTTGTTGGTCCAATACCATCTTCTGTCAGCAACTTAACCAATCTTACCTCGTTGTTCCTTCAAATCAACCAACTTAATGAATCTATTCCAGAAGATATTGGGAGACTAACGAATTTGCTTGAATTGGATCTATCCTCCAATAGTCTTGTTGGTCTAATACCATCTTCTGTCAGCAACTTAACCAATCTTAACTCGTTGTTCCTTCAAAGCAACCAACTTAGTGGACCCATTCCAGAAGATATTGGGAGACTAACGAATTTGATTAATTTGAATCTATCCTCCAATTGGCTTTCAGGTCACATCCCTTCCTCTCTCGGCCAGTTAACATCTGTCGCTCTCTATGATAACAAGTATTTATGTGGTTCCATTCAAGGCTTCCTTCCTTGCCCTTCAACGAATCACAATCTGGGCGTCATTATTCTTGTCCTGACAGTGTTGTTTCTTATCTCATACTTTGCATTGCTGATATTCATCCTTTGCCGACAATATAGAGCTAAAGCTTTGAAACATATTCCAAGTCCAACCAAAAATGGAGATTTATTTTGTATTTGGAATTTTGATGGAAAGATTGCATTTGAAGACATCATCAGAGCAACGGAGGATTTTGATATCAAATATTGCATTGGAACGGGTGGTTATGGCAGTGTTTACAGAGCAGTCTTACCAAGTGGCAAAGTTGTTGCCTTAAAAAAACTCCACCGATTGGAAGCGGAGCAACCGGCTTACGACACAAGTTTCCGAAATGAGATCAAGTTTTTAACAGAAATACGACACAAGAACATCGTCAAGCTCCACGGATTTTGTCTCCACAACCGTTGCATGTTcttgatttatgaatatatggAAAAGGGAAGCTTGTTTTATGCCTTGAGCATTGATGAGGAAGCTGTGGAATTGGATTGGACCAAAAGAGTGAACATTGTCAAAGGTGTCGCACATGCTCTATCTTACATGCATCATGATTGCAACCCTCCAATTGTTCATCGAGACATCTCAAGCAATAACATTTTGTTGAACTCTGAATTGGAAGCTGTTATTGCTGACTTTGGGACTGCAAGACTTCTTGATCCTGATTCATCTAATCGAACTGTAATTGTTGGGACGTATGGATATATTGCCCCAG AACTTGCTTATTCGTTGGTCATGACCGAAAAATGTGATGTTTATAGTTTTGGAGTGCTAGCGTTGGAAGTATTGATGGGAAAGCATCCTGGTGAATTGTTGTCAATACTATCATCATCATTGTCTCGTGTCCAAAATTTCATGCTAAATGAAATTTTGGACCCTCGATTATCAACCCCGAGAAGTCAAAAAATGGCAGGAGACATCGCTTTTATTGCTGTCATTGCTTTTGCATGCTTACGACCTAGACCCAAAGCTCGACCAACAATGAAATTAGTGTCTCAAGAATTCCTACACATCAAGTCTCCAATTACAATGCCTCTTCACGAAATATCATTGATCGAGCTTAAGAATCATGAGATGTTTATGAGCGATGaaaatcacaaataa
- the LOC121206489 gene encoding signal peptidase complex catalytic subunit SEC11A, with amino-acid sequence MGWIEENMKSTLIGQILSQAISLGMVISSALIIWKGLICIIGSESPVVVVLSGSMKPGFKRVHEQRDSKEADILTKGDANLYDDRMLYTSSNRWLQQKYIMGRAVGKDPITFTYAYLRACRSQICGSNSKPCSKVFL; translated from the exons ATGGGGTGGattgaagaaaatatgaaatCAACTCTTATTGGACAAATTCTCTCTCAAGCCATCAGCCTCG GAATGGTTATTTCATCGGCACTGATAATATGGAAAGGATTGATTTGCATTATTGGGAGCGAGTCGCCGGTGGTGGTTGTGCTATCTGGGAGTATGAAACCCGGTTTCAAACGA GTTCATGAGCAGCGAGATAGCAAAGAAGCTGATATACTCACTAAAG GAGATGCTAATCTCTACGATGACAGAATGTTGTACACATCTAGTAATCGTTGGTTGCAACAAAAATACATCATGGGCAGAGCTGTTGG AAAGGATCCCATAACGTTCACTTATGCTTACCTGAG AGCATGTAGGAGCCAAATTTGCGGTTCAAATTCGAAGCCATGCTCAAAAGTTTTTCTCTAA